One region of Peribacillus simplex genomic DNA includes:
- the pepT gene encoding peptidase T, with the protein MKNEIIERFTSYVKVDTQSNDANPSCPSTPGQLTLANTLVQELQSIGMKEVTMDQNGYVMATLPANSDKDVPTVGFLAHIDTATDFTGKDVKPQIVDNYDGKDVTLHEKLDVILSPDDFPSLKNYEGHTLITTDGTTLLGADNKAGIAEIMTAMDYLIQHPEIKHGKIRVAFTPDEEIGRGPHKFDVNAFNAQFAYTVDGGPLGELEYESFNAASAKILIKGTNIHPGTAKGKMVNSAKIAMEFHNKLPVAEAPEYTEGYEGFYHLISFHGDVEETKLSYIIRDFNRQKFNDRKEYMTKVIEDLKEKYGQKRIQLELHDQYFNMKEKIEPVKEIVDIAHEAMEKLGIKPLVSPIRGGTDGSQLSYMGLPTPNIFTGGENFHGKYEFISVDNMVLATKVIVGIASLLEEKAK; encoded by the coding sequence GTGAAAAATGAAATCATTGAAAGATTCACTTCTTATGTTAAAGTGGATACCCAATCGAATGATGCAAATCCCTCATGCCCCTCTACACCCGGACAGTTAACCTTGGCAAATACATTGGTCCAGGAACTTCAATCAATTGGGATGAAGGAAGTCACAATGGATCAGAATGGTTATGTCATGGCTACCTTGCCAGCCAATTCAGATAAGGATGTCCCAACAGTTGGATTTTTGGCTCATATCGATACAGCTACGGATTTCACTGGGAAAGATGTAAAACCGCAGATCGTTGACAACTATGATGGTAAAGATGTTACTTTACATGAAAAATTGGATGTCATCCTCTCACCTGATGATTTCCCTTCGCTTAAGAATTATGAAGGGCATACCTTGATAACGACGGATGGTACAACCCTGTTAGGAGCGGATAATAAGGCTGGCATTGCCGAAATCATGACTGCCATGGATTATTTGATCCAGCATCCGGAAATCAAGCATGGAAAAATCCGTGTTGCCTTTACTCCCGATGAGGAAATCGGAAGGGGACCCCATAAGTTTGATGTAAATGCGTTTAATGCCCAATTTGCCTATACCGTGGACGGTGGACCGCTTGGGGAACTTGAATACGAGAGCTTCAATGCAGCATCGGCCAAAATCCTGATCAAAGGGACGAATATTCACCCTGGTACCGCTAAAGGAAAAATGGTGAACTCGGCTAAAATCGCCATGGAATTCCATAATAAGCTCCCAGTGGCAGAAGCACCGGAATATACGGAGGGTTACGAAGGATTTTATCATCTGATTTCATTTCACGGTGATGTGGAAGAGACCAAGCTTTCTTACATCATCAGGGATTTCAACCGCCAAAAATTTAATGATCGTAAGGAATATATGACAAAAGTCATCGAAGATTTAAAAGAAAAATATGGGCAAAAGCGTATCCAGCTTGAATTACACGACCAATACTTCAACATGAAGGAAAAAATTGAACCCGTGAAGGAAATCGTGGATATCGCCCATGAAGCAATGGAGAAACTCGGTATAAAACCTTTAGTCTCACCTATACGCGGTGGTACTGATGGATCTCAATTATCGTATATGGGATTGCCGACACCTAACATCTTTACGGGCGGCGAGAACTTTCATGGCAAGTATGAATTTATTTCCGTCGACAATATGGTACTGGCCACAAAGGTGATTGTTGGCATTGCCTCGCTCCTTGAAGAAAAAGCGAAGTAG
- a CDS encoding alpha-amylase, with protein sequence MKRNHTMMQFFEWHLEADGSHWDRLKYAASKLKDIGIDCVWLPPVTKGQSVGDNGYGIYDGYDLGEFDQKGTVRTKYGTKDELLQAIATCHNYGLCVYIDLVMNHKAGADGTEKFEVIEVNPDNRMEDISEPFEMEGWTKFDFPGRKNKYSDFKWNHTHFNGTDYDAENDKMGVFRITGENKHWNPHVIDEFGNYDYLMFANIDYSLPEVRQEMISWGKWMVDTLKCDGFRLDAVKHIDYEFINEFLKELIPYTKEHFFMVGEFWKADVKACQTYLEHTNHDLNLFDVSLHYKFHEASKAGADFDLSTIFDDTLVQTNPAQAVTFVDNHDSQPHESLESWVKDWFKPSAYALILLRLCGYPCVFYGDYYGIGGPSPVPGKKDILDRLLYARYEKAYGEQTDYFDDQNTIGWVRLGVKELEGSGCAVIISNGDHNSEKRMFVGEHRAGETWSDLTYHRDDHIIIEADGFATFPVHGKSVSVWALNDVPLKTTPL encoded by the coding sequence ATGAAAAGAAATCATACGATGATGCAATTTTTTGAGTGGCATCTTGAGGCGGATGGTTCTCATTGGGACAGATTGAAATACGCAGCCTCTAAGTTGAAGGATATAGGAATTGATTGCGTTTGGCTTCCGCCAGTTACCAAAGGGCAATCCGTTGGGGATAATGGATATGGAATATATGACGGTTACGATTTGGGGGAATTTGACCAAAAAGGAACCGTTCGTACCAAATACGGGACCAAAGATGAATTGCTGCAAGCAATAGCCACTTGCCATAACTACGGACTTTGCGTTTATATCGATTTAGTCATGAACCATAAAGCAGGAGCTGATGGAACCGAAAAATTTGAAGTGATTGAAGTCAATCCAGACAACCGGATGGAAGATATCTCAGAACCGTTTGAAATGGAAGGCTGGACAAAATTCGATTTCCCGGGCCGTAAAAATAAATACTCTGACTTTAAGTGGAACCATACTCATTTTAACGGTACAGACTATGATGCCGAAAACGACAAAATGGGTGTATTTCGAATCACAGGCGAAAATAAGCACTGGAATCCGCATGTCATCGATGAATTCGGAAACTATGATTATTTAATGTTTGCCAACATCGATTACAGCCTGCCGGAAGTTCGTCAGGAAATGATTAGCTGGGGAAAATGGATGGTTGATACGTTAAAGTGTGATGGTTTTCGTTTGGACGCCGTTAAGCATATCGATTATGAATTCATCAATGAGTTCCTTAAAGAACTCATTCCTTATACAAAGGAACATTTCTTCATGGTCGGCGAATTTTGGAAGGCGGATGTTAAAGCTTGTCAAACATACTTAGAGCACACCAATCATGACCTCAACTTGTTCGATGTTTCCCTGCATTATAAATTTCACGAGGCTTCAAAAGCAGGAGCAGACTTCGACCTCTCAACCATCTTTGATGATACCCTCGTCCAAACCAATCCGGCACAGGCCGTCACTTTTGTCGACAACCACGACTCCCAGCCTCATGAATCACTGGAGTCTTGGGTAAAGGACTGGTTTAAACCATCGGCATATGCACTTATCTTACTTAGACTTTGCGGTTATCCCTGTGTCTTTTACGGGGACTATTATGGAATCGGCGGGCCTTCTCCGGTACCTGGAAAAAAGGATATTCTAGATCGTCTCTTATATGCTAGGTATGAAAAAGCTTATGGAGAACAGACGGACTATTTTGACGATCAAAATACGATAGGCTGGGTCCGGCTCGGGGTTAAAGAGCTAGAAGGCTCGGGGTGTGCCGTCATTATCTCAAATGGAGATCACAACAGTGAAAAAAGGATGTTCGTCGGTGAACATCGAGCTGGTGAAACCTGGAGTGATTTAACCTATCATAGAGATGACCACATTATCATTGAAGCAGATGGTTTCGCGACCTTTCCCGTTCATGGGAAAAGCGTATCCGTATGGGCATTAAATGATGTACCACTTAAAACGACACCACTCTAA
- a CDS encoding aspartate aminotransferase family protein: MVTNMLTKNDQLLEQQNTRESNARSYPRRLPMAIDQAEGIYLTDMDGKRYIDFLAGAGTLALGHNHPAVLEAMEKVLKDKRPLHTLDFTTPIKEQFVDEIFESLPEEFRKNAKIQFCGPTGGDAIEAALKLVKTATGNRSILSFQGAYHGATHATMSISGNTKPKEKIQGLMPDVHFLPYPYQYRCPFGIGGEESHKISSQYIENLLNDPESGLLAPAGMILEAVQGEGGSIPAPIPWLKEIRRITKEKGIPLIIDEVQSGIGRTGKMFAFEHAGIVPDVLVLSKAIGGSLPLSVVIYNKELDIWSPGAHIGTFRGNQLAMAAGTATLKYMKETNLVDHSAKMGETLSNILKDLQKDFQQIGDVRGRGLMVGVEMVNHEEPQNANGSHPADSELASAIQQECFQRGLILEVGGRHGSVVRFLPPLIVTESQLYEATAIFEQAVRAAVARG, from the coding sequence ATGGTAACGAACATGCTTACAAAAAATGATCAATTACTGGAACAACAAAACACAAGGGAATCAAATGCCCGATCTTATCCTAGAAGATTACCCATGGCCATCGATCAAGCGGAGGGAATTTATTTAACAGACATGGACGGAAAAAGATATATTGATTTTCTTGCCGGCGCTGGAACATTAGCACTCGGACACAATCATCCGGCTGTGCTTGAAGCAATGGAAAAAGTTCTTAAGGATAAACGGCCTTTACATACATTGGACTTTACGACACCAATCAAGGAGCAGTTCGTTGATGAAATTTTTGAAAGCCTGCCTGAAGAATTCAGAAAAAACGCAAAAATTCAATTCTGTGGTCCTACTGGCGGAGATGCCATTGAGGCAGCACTTAAATTAGTTAAAACAGCCACAGGCAACAGAAGCATTTTATCCTTCCAAGGGGCTTACCACGGGGCAACCCATGCAACCATGTCAATCAGCGGTAATACAAAACCAAAGGAAAAAATACAAGGGTTAATGCCGGATGTACATTTCCTGCCGTATCCCTATCAATATCGCTGTCCCTTTGGAATTGGCGGAGAAGAGAGCCATAAAATCAGTAGTCAGTATATCGAAAATCTACTAAACGATCCTGAGTCCGGTTTATTGGCACCAGCAGGAATGATTTTAGAGGCAGTACAAGGAGAGGGTGGTTCCATTCCCGCTCCAATTCCATGGCTTAAGGAAATCAGAAGAATAACAAAAGAGAAGGGAATTCCGCTAATTATCGACGAAGTTCAATCCGGTATCGGCCGGACAGGGAAAATGTTTGCCTTTGAACATGCAGGAATCGTTCCGGATGTTCTGGTCTTATCAAAAGCAATAGGGGGGAGTCTTCCATTATCGGTTGTGATTTATAACAAAGAGTTGGACATATGGTCTCCAGGTGCACATATCGGTACGTTCCGTGGAAATCAATTGGCGATGGCAGCGGGAACAGCAACTTTAAAGTATATGAAAGAGACGAATCTTGTGGATCATTCCGCTAAAATGGGAGAAACCTTAAGTAATATTCTTAAAGATTTGCAAAAGGATTTTCAGCAAATCGGGGATGTTAGAGGCCGTGGATTAATGGTCGGTGTGGAAATGGTCAACCATGAAGAACCGCAAAATGCGAATGGAAGCCATCCAGCTGATTCGGAACTTGCCAGTGCCATTCAGCAGGAATGTTTTCAAAGAGGGTTGATTTTGGAAGTTGGCGGGAGACATGGAAGTGTAGTGAGGTTCTTGCCTCCATTGATCGTAACGGAATCCCAGCTTTATGAAGCAACTGCAATTTTTGAACAGGCTGTTCGTGCAGCTGTTGCTAGAGGGTGA